One Nicotiana sylvestris chromosome 12, ASM39365v2, whole genome shotgun sequence genomic window carries:
- the LOC138882865 gene encoding uncharacterized protein: MCKYSGTHGHRTEDCRKLREEVARLFNEGHLREFLSDRAKNHSKERDANKKNEQEEPQHVIHMIVGGVDVPKGPVFKCTKVWITREKGTWSYVSEGVLSFNDEEMEGISQPHNNALETFKILRKYNMKLNPKKYAFGVGSGVGLGIVLKPPTGSTIRQSIKTSRLTNNEAECEAMIADLELAKILGAEVIKAKCNSLLVVNQVNKSFEVREDRMQRYLDKIEVTLHHFKEWALDHVPREQNSEADALANLGSLVEEDDIVWGNVVQLSKSEIEEGHAKINYTSLT, translated from the exons atgtgtaagtatAGTGGCACACATGGCCATAGAACCGAAGACTGCAGGAAGCTAAGGGAGGAAGTAGCTCGGTTGTTCAATGAGGGTCATCTTCGAGAATTTCttagtgatcgagctaagaaccACTCCAAGGAAAGAGATGCAAACAAAAAAAATGAGCAGGAAGAACCGcaacatgtaatccacatgatcgTTGGCGGTGTTGATGTTCCAAAAGGGCCTGTGTTCAAATGCACCAAGGTGTGGATCACCAGAGAAAAAGGGACTTGGAGCTATGTGTCCGAGGGTGTCCTATCATTCAATGATGAGGAAATGGAAGGCATATCTCAGCCACACAATAacgccctg gaaacattcaaaatcttgaggaagtacaacatgaagcttaacccgaaAAAATATGCCTTTGGAGTAGGCTCag GGGTCGGGCTTGgcattgttttgaagccaccaACAGGTAGTACTATTAGACAATCCATCAAAACGTctaggttgactaataatgaggccgagtgtgaggccatgattgcagatctcgagctagctaaaatcTTGGGGGCCGAAGTCATTAAAGCCAAGTGCAATTCACTGTTGGTGGTTAATCAAGTCaacaaaagttttgaagttcgagaggataggatGCAACGGTACTTGGATAAGATAGAGGTAACTTTGCACCACTTCAAGGAGTGGGCTCTAGATCATgtgcctcgagaacaaaatagcgaggccgatgcacttgctaatTTGGGGTCATtggttgaagaagatgatatcgtCTGGGGGAATGTCGTCCAATTATCGAAGTCTGAGATTGAAGAGGGTCATGCCAAGATAAATTATACAAGTTTAACTTGA